A single genomic interval of Corylus avellana chromosome ca10, CavTom2PMs-1.0 harbors:
- the LOC132162921 gene encoding UPF0481 protein At3g47200-like, with amino-acid sequence MDIVQGEETHTIDVEPLVSSIEKMMSQDLFMSPNRCIFKTPIALYRQNERAYIPDAFSIGPLHHGNPILKATETIKAKYLQSLLKKSRSPNTMLGDMINYIKAFEGEARECYAGPIHYSSEEFVKILVIDSCFIIELFHKNDDECEKEVENDPIFSTPSMLEVLDHDLILLENQVPWKILERLFSMSIGPICKKTLIQLAIKFFRNVFSFRISHQLRDIKHIPDLFKKLLVSSIEVDKLGKKMPYRWETVPSATRLLEAGIKFRKSKSTNMLGIKFSNGVLEIPQIRIHEITETFIKNLISFEQCYPKGDDRITSYAILLDNLIDTTKDVEILRERNILSICLTPEDAVQFFNKLYHTTCVKSFHYVALCRELNEHCQKRWPRWRAPLVRRYFNTPWAGLSTVAAVTLLILTFLQTLFTIIKK; translated from the coding sequence atggatATAGTTCAAGGAGAAGAAACTCATACAATTGATGTTGAACCCTTGGTATCTTCGATAGAAAAAATGATGTCCCAGGATTTGTTCATGTCACCTAATCGTTGCATCTTCAAAACTCCAATCGCACTCTACAGGCAAAATGAAAGAGCTTATATCCCCGATGCATTTTCGATTGGGCCTCTCCATCATGGAAACCCAATTTTGAAAGCTACAGAAACAATTAAAGCTAAATATTTACAAAGCCTTCTCAAAAAATCAAGGTCTCCAAATACAATGCTGGGAGATATGATCAATTACATCAAAGCTTTCGAGGGAGAAGCTCGTGAATGTTATGCTGGACCCATTCATTATAGCTCAGAAgaatttgtgaaaattttgGTAATTGATAGTTGCTTTATTATTGAGCTATTCCACAAGAATGATGATGAATGCGAGAAAGAAGTAGAAAATGACCCTATTTTTAGCACGCCTAGTATGCTTGAAGTTCTAGACCATGACTTGATATTGCTAGAAAACCAAGTACCTTGGAAGATACTTGAGCGTTTGTTCAGCATGAGCATCGGCCCTATATGCAAGAAGACCCTAATTCAACTTGCCATTAAATTCTTTCGTAACGTATTCTCGTTCAGGATATCTCATCAACTTCGAGACATCAAACATATTCCTGACctgtttaaaaaattgttggtTTCGTCAATTGAAGTAGACAAATTAGGAAAGAAAATGCCATACAGATGGGAAACCGTGCCTTCTGCTACGCGTCTCCTAGAAGCTGGAATCAAATTTAGAAAGAGCAAGTCTACAAATATGTTGGGCATAAAATTTAGCAATGGCGTCCTCGAAATTCCTCAAATAAGAATTCATGAGATCACAGAAACATTTATCAAGAATCTCATCAGCTTTGAGCAATGCTACCCCAAAGGCGATGATAGGATCACTTCATATGCCATACTCCTCGACAACCTCATTGACACTACTAAGGACGTGGAGATACTTCGTGAAAGAAATATCCTTTCTATCTGCTTGACTCCAGAGGATGCGGTCCAATTCTTCAACAAGCTTTACCACACCACTTGTGTTAAGAGCTTCCATTACGTAGCTCTTTGCAGGGAATTAAATGAACATTGTCAAAAGAGATGGCCTAGATGGCGAGCACCACTTGTGCGCAGGTATTTCAACACTCCATGGGCTGGTCTTTCCACAGTAGCAGCTGTTACCCTGCTCATCCTCACCTTCTTACAAACTTTATTCActatcattaaaaaataa
- the LOC132164717 gene encoding protein SOSEKI 3-like, with protein sequence MSVGEGRLRMSKYQREVSPERAKVWREKSPKYHQIRKVPVLYYLCRNRLLEHPHFMEVPLSSSDGLYLRDVIDRLNVLRGRGMASMYSWSCKRSYKSGFVWHDLCEDDLILPAHGNEYVLKGSELFEESDSDRFSPIGNIKMQSLKQLPEPASSRSHDDSSSSSSMNGKETKHSQEDEVSPPVQRPSSSSVSPESRVGKNSSWGGSLSLTEYKVYKSDGLADASTQTDENGRPKARETCTRGVSTDDGSLEPECSEISQSQVSRVKENFEISRDAGSPPPSSSSASSSGGKTETLESLIRADASKINSFRILEEEEIRVPTNARLKSTNVLMQLISCGSISVKDHSFGLIPTYKPRFSHSKFPSPLYSTSLMLGELDCLTENPMLMGLRLENKEYFSGSLIETKMLKEEGDGANSLKRSSSCNAARTFNQFDSTEEKEESNSGHSKCIPRSIKSSLSKHARCESMRSPISDKPRNSSDGVDRSHTATPCVANGGSKRITEPSSGRRQSKRLDSFREEKEKVIKIEESLLQELGL encoded by the exons ATGAGTGTAGGCGAGGGGAGATTGAGGATGAGCAAGTACCAGCGGGAAGTGAGTCCGGAGAGGGCCAAAGTGTGGAGGGAGAAGTCGCCCAAGTACCACCAGATTCGGAAAGTCCCTGTGCTTTACTATCTCTGCCGGAATCGCCTGCTCGAGCACCCCCATTTCATGGAGGTCCCCCTCTCGTCCTCCGACGGTCTCTACTTGAGAG ATGTGATTGACAGGCTTAATGTCCTGAGAGGCAGAGGGATGGCTTCCATGTATTCTTGGTCTTGTAAGAG AAGCTACAAGAGCGGATTTGTGTGGCATGACCTTTGCGAAGATGATCTCATTCTTCCGGCTCATGGAAACGAGTACGTTCTCAAAGGTTCTGAGCTCTTCGAAGAATCTGACTCAG ATCGATTCAGTCCCATTGGAAATATCAAAATGCAGAGCTTGAAACAATTACCAGAGCCTGCATCTTCTAGAAGCCACGatgattcttcctcttcttccagcATGAATGGAAAGGAGACAAAACATTCCCAAGAAGACGAGGTCTCTCCTCCGGTTCAACGACCCAGTTCCTCCAGTGTTTCTCCGGAGTCTAGAGTTGGAAAAAATTCTTCTTGGGGTGGTTCTCTGAGCTTGACAGAGTACAAGGTTTACAAGAGTGATGGCTTAGCTGATGCTTCGACGCAAACTGACGAAAATGGCAGACCTAAGGCCAGAGAAACTTGTACAAGAGGTGTTTCGACTGATGATGGGTCATTAGAACCTGAATGTAGCGAGATTTCTCAAAGTCAGGTTTCACGAGTGAAGGAGAATTTCGAGATTTCTAGGGATGCCGGTTCACCTCCTCCTTCTAGCTCTAGTGCATCTTCATCGGGTGGGAAGACGGAAACTTTGGAATCCTTGATTAGAGCTGATGCTAGTAAAATTAACAGTTTTAGGATTcttgaagaggaagaaattcgGGTGCCCACCAACGCAAGGCTAAAGAGCACAAATGTGTTGATGCAATTGATCTCATGTGGGTCGATATCAGTGAAAGACCACAGTTTTGGCCTTATTCCTACATACAAACCCAGGTTTTCCCATTCAAAATTTCCCTCCCCATTGTACTCTACTTCATTAATGTTGGGGGAGCTTGATTGCTTGACGGAGAATCCAATGCTGATGGGCCTGAGGTTGGAAAACAAAGAGTATTTTAGTGGGAGCTTGATTGAGACAAAAATGCTCAAGGAGGAAGGAGATGGAGCTAATTCTCTGAAACGTTCTTCTTCCTGCAATGCTGCCAG GACATTTAATCAATTCGATTCAacggaagagaaagaggagtcAAACTCTGGACATTCAAAATGTATCCCACGATCAATCAAGAGTTCATTGAGCAAGCACGCACGATGTGAATCTATGCGATCTCCTATTTCCGACAAACCAAGAAACTCTTCAGATGGAGTGGACAGGTCACATACCGCCACTCCCTGTGTAGCAAACGGTGGCAGTAAGAGAATCACAGAGCCTTCCTCGGGAAGAAGGCAATCAAAGAGGTTAGATTCCTTCAgagaagagaaggagaaggtgATCAAAATCGAAGAAA GCTTGCTTCAGGAGCTCGGGTTATAA